A single window of Sporosarcina sp. FSL W7-1349 DNA harbors:
- a CDS encoding CvpA family protein, with amino-acid sequence MLDLLIIFLLLGGLITGFRRGLIVQVIHMTGFIIALVVAYKYYKQLADKFVLWVPYPGVTAGSKLSLTVEQLDLDQTFYRLLAFVIIFLAVKFILQLLASMVDFLKYLPVLGFASRLGGAALGFVEFYILIFLVLYVLVLLPIDLIQSFVGKSLLADAMFEHTPLLSETVKKWWYIYMK; translated from the coding sequence ATGTTAGATTTACTCATCATATTCCTCCTGTTAGGAGGTCTGATCACCGGGTTCCGCAGGGGACTGATCGTACAGGTTATACATATGACGGGATTCATCATCGCTCTCGTCGTCGCTTACAAGTACTATAAACAGCTGGCGGATAAGTTCGTCTTGTGGGTTCCCTATCCAGGGGTGACCGCGGGGTCGAAACTATCATTGACAGTGGAGCAATTGGATCTCGATCAAACTTTTTACAGATTGCTTGCTTTTGTCATCATCTTTCTTGCAGTGAAATTCATCCTGCAGCTGCTTGCCTCGATGGTGGACTTTTTGAAATATTTGCCGGTGCTTGGGTTTGCTTCCCGGCTAGGCGGGGCGGCACTTGGCTTTGTCGAGTTCTACATACTCATATTCCTAGTGTTGTACGTCCTAGTGTTGCTGCCGATTGATTTGATCCAGAGCTTCGTAGGCAAATCCCTCTTAGCCGATGCCATGTTTGAGCATACGCCGCTATTATCGGAGACAGTAAAAAAATGGTGGTACATTTATATGAAATAA
- the zapA gene encoding cell division protein ZapA: MADDKKTRIAVEIYGQTYKIVGTETSSHMRLVASLVDDKMREISERNPYLDSAKIAVLTAVNTVHDYLKLKERLEQVEEELNKLKG, from the coding sequence TTGGCAGACGATAAAAAGACGCGCATTGCGGTTGAAATATACGGGCAGACATACAAGATCGTCGGGACTGAAACAAGCAGCCATATGCGGTTGGTCGCCTCGCTCGTCGATGACAAAATGCGGGAGATCAGTGAACGCAATCCCTATCTCGACAGTGCCAAAATTGCTGTGCTGACCGCCGTAAATACCGTACATGACTATCTGAAACTAAAAGAACGATTGGAACAGGTTGAAGAAGAATTGAATAAGTTGAAGGGTTGA
- the rnhC gene encoding ribonuclease HIII has product MSNTVIVLDENGLKRLADHYAAKKIVRNAPGVVFAAKLPDAVITAYKSGKVLFQGAGSEREAALWGTADVNAASGKPKTKGDTLPERLASASVLGSDETGTGDFFGPVTVAACFVRADQIELVRELGVKDSKQLNDDWMRKIAPDLQATLVHSVLTLPNDKYNDVQARGWSQGKIKALLHNQALKHVLRKMEDERPDYILIDQFAERGIYYNHLKAEKEIVRENVLFSTKAENLHVAVAAASIIARVAFLEEMDRLSAQAGMTLPKGAGPKVDQIAATILWKHGEEKLKSMTKWHFANAQKAKAIISKKKL; this is encoded by the coding sequence ATGAGCAATACGGTAATTGTACTGGATGAGAATGGTTTAAAACGGTTGGCAGATCATTATGCGGCCAAAAAAATCGTGCGCAATGCGCCGGGGGTTGTATTTGCGGCAAAATTACCAGATGCTGTGATTACGGCGTATAAATCGGGAAAGGTGCTGTTTCAAGGCGCAGGCTCTGAGCGCGAAGCGGCTTTGTGGGGTACGGCGGATGTGAACGCGGCGAGCGGGAAGCCAAAAACGAAAGGTGACACGCTCCCAGAACGATTGGCATCGGCTTCTGTCCTCGGGTCCGATGAAACCGGAACAGGCGACTTCTTTGGTCCTGTCACAGTGGCGGCTTGTTTCGTACGGGCCGATCAGATTGAACTGGTGCGTGAATTGGGCGTCAAGGATTCCAAGCAACTGAACGACGACTGGATGCGGAAGATCGCCCCAGACCTTCAGGCAACTTTGGTCCACAGTGTTTTGACGCTGCCGAACGACAAGTACAATGATGTACAAGCCCGTGGCTGGTCGCAAGGTAAGATCAAGGCTCTTCTCCATAATCAAGCACTCAAGCATGTCCTGCGTAAAATGGAGGATGAACGGCCGGACTATATTTTGATCGACCAGTTTGCGGAACGGGGAATTTATTATAATCATCTCAAAGCGGAAAAGGAAATTGTACGGGAGAACGTCCTGTTTTCCACGAAAGCGGAGAACCTCCATGTCGCGGTAGCCGCCGCCTCGATCATTGCAAGGGTCGCTTTTTTGGAAGAGATGGACCGTTTAAGCGCGCAGGCTGGCATGACGTTGCCGAAAGGTGCAGGGCCGAAAGTGGATCAAATCGCCGCGACCATTCTTTGGAAGCACGGCGAGGAAAAGCTGAAATCGATGACCAAATGGCATTTCGC